In the genome of Brachypodium distachyon strain Bd21 chromosome 3, Brachypodium_distachyon_v3.0, whole genome shotgun sequence, the window cgccgccatgaccAAGATGCCCAAAGGTAAGCACCAAGCAGCCCAATCCCAAAATTCGTGGATGCGAAAGCATTGCGGACGTTATTAGACCTTCTCGTTTGCTGAATCGGGTCTTGATTTGATTCTTATGTGGTTTTGCGCAGAGTTCCCGCTGGTGCAGACGAAGATCGTGGATTTCTTCAAGATCCAGAGGGGCCCcgtctcggcggcggcggcggggggagaGACGccggaggggaagaagaggaagcggAAGGCGCTGGTGGTgtccaagaagaagagtagGAAGCTGCTGCCCTTCATCCCCAGCGAGGACCCGGCCAGCCGGCTGGCGCAGATGGCGTCGCTCGCCACGGCGCTCacggccaccggcgccgccttcAGCGACCGCCTCACCTACGTGCCCGGCATGGCCCCGAGGTCCGCCAACCGCGCCGCCCTCGAGGCTGGAGGGATGCAGGTCAGATGCGGATTCGACCTCCCATTTCTTGACCAAAGTCAATGATCTTTACTAGTTTCAGCGACCGGccattgtttgttttgttgctgAAATCTTTGAGCCTTTTTTTATCTCAGGTGCTTCCAAGGGAGGATGTGGAGGCATTGAATCTGTGCAAGCGGATGATGGAGAGAGGGGAATGCCCTCCTCTCCTTGTCGTCTTCGATCCGATTGAAGGGTTAGTGCCATCGGTTTCAATTAACTGATGATCTATCTATCATCTTGTTCTATCTTGAGATGGTTTTGGGAACTGATGATCTTGGGGAATTTCTTCGGGCAGATTCACTGTGGAGGCAGATAGGTTCATCAAGGACCTGACCATAATCACTGAGTATGTTGGCGACGTCGACTACCTGCGCAACCGAGAGCACGATGACGGCGACAGCATGATGACCATGCTCTCCGCCGCTTTGCCGTCCAAGAGCCTCGTCATCTGCCCCGACAAGCGGAGCAACATTGCGCGGTTCATCAATGGCATCAACAACCACACGCCGTAAGTTGTCTGAAACCCACAACAGAATTTGTGCACATTTGGCGCCTGACTTGATTTCAATTTTGAACCGTGCC includes:
- the LOC100822033 gene encoding histone-lysine N-methyltransferase ATXR6, which encodes MSPAPQQRRRTRARRPARYRDDEDEVRCEACGSGDAAAELLLCDGCDRGLHIFCLRPILPRVPAGDWFCPSCSSAASPAKSSSAAAMTKMPKEFPLVQTKIVDFFKIQRGPVSAAAAGGETPEGKKRKRKALVVSKKKSRKLLPFIPSEDPASRLAQMASLATALTATGAAFSDRLTYVPGMAPRSANRAALEAGGMQVLPREDVEALNLCKRMMERGECPPLLVVFDPIEGFTVEADRFIKDLTIITEYVGDVDYLRNREHDDGDSMMTMLSAALPSKSLVICPDKRSNIARFINGINNHTPAGRKKQNLKCVRFDVDGECRVLLVANRDISKGERLYYDYNGSEHEYPTHHFV